Proteins co-encoded in one Nicotiana sylvestris chromosome 7, ASM39365v2, whole genome shotgun sequence genomic window:
- the LOC138873143 gene encoding uncharacterized protein, with translation MAIESEENEYDSIFALMAQSDDDEDDDNDEVNFRDVQRNLKSYSPKKLMSLANVIDAYYSLVDDKDALTIELGEAEQTRDDLVVYVVDLKETISNLENEKVAITEKIVSVEHERDDLVVVAIDLKETIENFSKEKEALVEKVNVIEQERDDLLVVIIDLRKKIDELGAECRPGNSEKKKEIASEAHIKLERELIVVRTSMCAELEKNRQFQAELERVKNDLENGDLSCLKAVDDDAGLWHRRLGHASFSLLNKLVQKDLVRDLPKSKFMEHKVCDTCNRGKHVKSSFKPKKYVSTSKLLDLLHMDLCGPMRVQSRGGKRYIFVIVDDYSKFTWTLFLKTKDETFEVFVAFVKKIQVKMDSKVACIRSDHGTKFDNAKFDDFCNENGITHNFSAPRTPTTK, from the exons atggcaattgaaagtgaagaaaatgaatatgattcaatatttgctttgatggctcaatcagacgatgatgaagatgatgacaatgatgaggtaaacttcagggatgttcagagaaatctgaaatcctactcccCTAAGAAACTCATGTCATTAGCAAATGTAATTGATGCCTATTATAGTCTTGTAGATGATAAAGATGCCTtgaccatagaactaggagaagctgaacaaacCAGAGATGATTTGGTAGTGTATGTAGTTGATCTAAAGGAAACCATAAGCAATCTGGAAAATGAAAAAGTGGCTATAACTGAAAAAATTGTTAGTGtagaacatgaaagagatgaTTTGGTGGTTGTAGCTATTGACTTAAAGGAAACCATTGAGAATTTCAGTAAAGAAAAAGAGGCCTTAGTGGAGAAAGTGAATGTTATTGAGCAGGAGAGAGATGACCTTTTAGTAGTGATTAtagatttaagaaaaaaaatagatgAACTTGGAGCTGAGTGTAGGCCTGGAAACtctgaaaaaaagaaagagatagctagtgaggcacacattaagcttgaaagAGAGTTAATTGTTGTGCGAACTAGTATGTGTGctgaacttgagaaaaataggCAGTTCCAAGCAGAACTGGAAAGAGTAAAGAATGATCTTGAGAA tggtgatctgagttgctTGAAAGcggttgatgatgatgctggacTGTGGCACAGAAGACTGGGGCATGCAAGCTTTTCTCTACTGAATAAGCTAGTTCAAAAGGACCTGGTTCGTGATTTGCCCAAATCAAAGTTCATGGAGCACAAAGTTTGTGATACCTGCAACAGAGGAAAGCATGTGAAATCTTCATTTAAGCCAAAGAAGTATGTCAGCACCTCGAAACTACTTGATCTCCTTCACATGGATCTATGTggtcctatgagagtgcaaagcagaggaggaaaaagatacatttttgtgatagtTGATGACTATTCCAAATTCACTTGGACCCTGTTCCTCAAAACAAAAGATGAAACTTTTGAAGTTTTTGTAGCATTTGTAAAGAAAATTCAAGTGAAGATGGATTCAAAAGTAGCTTGCATaagatcagatcatgggacaaaATTTGACAATGCCAAGTTTGATGATTTTTGCAACGAGAATGGCATTACCCATAACTTTTCCGCCCCCAGAACTCCAACAACAAAATAG